The DNA region CCGCGGCGGTGCTCACCACGTCCACCCGGGTGTCGACGTCCTCGACCCAGTCGACCGGCACCTCGTGGACGCGCAGTCCGTTGTGCTCGGCGAGCAGGAGCAGCTCGGTGTCGAAGAACCACGCGTCGTCGCGGGTCACCTCCAGCAGCGGCCGGAGCACCTCCGTACGGGCCGCCTTGAACCCGCACTGGGCGTCGGTGAAGCGGACACCGTGGGTGAGCCTGATGATGCCGTTGTAGCAGCGGGAGACGAACTCGCGGCGCGGCCCGCGCACCGTGCGCGCGCCGGGTGCCAGCCGGGAGCCGATCGCAAGGTCCGAGTGCCCGCTGGCCAACGGGGCGACCAGCGGGAGCAGCCCGTCCAGGCCGGTGGACAGGTCCACGTCCATGTACGCCACGATGTCCGCGTCGCTGGCGCCCCAGACGGTGCGCAGGGCCAGCCCTCGCCCCTTGCGATCCAGGTGGACGACGCCGACCCCGGGCAGTTCGTCGGCGAGGCGGCGGGCGGTGGCAAGGGTGTCGTCGGTGCTGGCGTTGTCGGCGACCGTGATCCGCCAGGGGAAGGGGAATCCCTCGGACAGCCGCGCGTGGAGGGTGTGCAGGCACCCGGGCAGGGCGCGCTCCTCGTTGTAGACCGGCACGACGATGTCCACTGTCGCAGTACCGGCTTCCGGGAGAAGCGAGCGGTCGACCGGCTGGAATGGGGCCGGCCGCTCCACGCGGGCGGCGATTTCGGTGAGGTGGGGGGTGGGAGTCATGGATTCCTCAGGCATGAGGGGACGGCAGACTGCGGCTCACGGGCCCTGGTCCAGGGCCGCGGCCTCACTGTTGCCGCCCCGCCTGTGGGGGCGGGGAGAGGATACCGAGAACTGACGGAGAGTCAGATCAATGGCCGAAAGCGCTCCCACGATTCACTGTGAACTCGGCCGCATCACGATGTTGCGGTGTTCACCGACGCCTTTGATCACACTGATCACCTGTGCTCCCGGCCGAGGAGGTACCTCGTGTTTGCGACTGGTACCGGTTCCGGCCGGCGTTCCGGATCTTCCTATGGGTTTCGACGTCCAAAACCATGCGCGCACGCGCGCCCTGCATTCCGACTGCCATGTGCGGAGCGGCCCGTTCGTGGTGCGCTATGACCGGAACTGGCCGAGCCCCTTCGCCAACTACGCAATCCCGGATGACGGGGCCGCACCGACCGCGAGCGAGATCAGCGCCCTCATCAGTACGTTTCGCACGCTCGATAGGGTGCCGCCTCTGGAGTACCTGCCCACCTGCGCGCCGCAGGTCGAAGTCGACGGCGAAGGCGCTGTTGGACGGAATGTGGGACCACCGCCGGGGCAACCTCGGTGTCGCTGTTCCGGAGGCCCGAAGCGGCAGGATGCCGAAGCGCGTTCCGCTTTCGACCACCAGCGACAACGCCAATCCTTTCTATTCAAAACGGGAGCGCTCCCAATCCTCGGGTGCAAGGCGACCGTCCCGCACCCGTGCCACTGGTGAAGTCGTGTGCTCACTCCCCTCCGGCCGGTAAGATCGGTGATCTCTTGGGGGAGGTGGTCATGGGCAGACGACGCCCGGAGACACCGACGCTGGAGGAGGTGGCTGCCCGTGCGCGGGTGGGACGGGGCACGGTCTCCCGCGTCATCAACAACGCGGCGGGCGTGAAGGATTCGACGCGTCGGGCCGTACAGCGGGCCATCGACGAACTGGGCTACGTGCCCAATCTCGCGGCCCGTTCCCTGGCCGGGCGCCGGGCCGACGCCGTCGCCCTGGTCATGACGGAGCCGGACTGGCGGCAGTTCGCCGAACCCTTTTTCTCCGAGATCGTCCGCTCCCTCGGAGACGCGCTGACAGACACCGGGATCCAACTGCTGCTGACACTGGTGCGCTCGGACGCCGAGCGGCAGCGCTTCCTCGAGTACGCGCGCGGCGGCCGGGTCGACGGAGTGCTGCTGATGTCCGTGCATGCCGGTGATCGGCTGCCGGACATGCTCGCCGAAGCCCGGTTGCCGACCG from Streptomyces sp. NBC_00258 includes:
- a CDS encoding bifunctional glycosyltransferase family 2/GtrA family protein → MTPTPHLTEIAARVERPAPFQPVDRSLLPEAGTATVDIVVPVYNEERALPGCLHTLHARLSEGFPFPWRITVADNASTDDTLATARRLADELPGVGVVHLDRKGRGLALRTVWGASDADIVAYMDVDLSTGLDGLLPLVAPLASGHSDLAIGSRLAPGARTVRGPRREFVSRCYNGIIRLTHGVRFTDAQCGFKAARTEVLRPLLEVTRDDAWFFDTELLLLAEHNGLRVHEVPVDWVEDVDTRVDVVSTAADDLRGLWRMARLKASGGARVGIRPRPAPSAEHPDAVLAPATGRGVLSWEVGCFIAIGVVSTVGQALLYWLARGWWTPAVANLVSLFVLTVLNTEANRRLTFRHSSTAPARAHLGAGGLFVLGYLVTSGAVLWFKWLDPGASPAAETAVLAAASVAVTGVRFATLRLAVFAGPRSRTS